The Sinomicrobium kalidii genome contains a region encoding:
- a CDS encoding SDR family oxidoreductase translates to MKVFVTGASGFIGSAVVRELLHEGHQVTGLARSEASEKLVYEAGAEVLKGDLEDLEILKQGALQADGVIHTAFFHDFTQFDKAAEIDKAAINAMGEALMNTNKPIVVTAGILGLPLINGSISEESRSPGFPRASETTALALVEKGINASVIRLAPSVHDKGDQGFVPFIIGQARKNGISAYPENGNNRWPAVHRLDAARAFRLAVEKGGKGALYNIVGENGIEVKDIATLIGNELNLPVVSLPGEDAAKHFEWMSRFIAFDNPATNTKTREQLDWKPAHIGLLDDMQQNYF, encoded by the coding sequence ATGAAAGTATTTGTAACAGGCGCATCGGGTTTCATCGGTTCTGCAGTAGTCAGGGAATTATTGCATGAAGGACATCAAGTAACTGGTTTGGCACGTTCGGAAGCATCAGAAAAACTGGTCTACGAGGCAGGTGCAGAGGTTTTAAAAGGAGATCTTGAAGATTTAGAAATACTAAAGCAAGGAGCTTTACAGGCCGATGGTGTTATTCATACTGCTTTTTTTCACGACTTTACCCAATTCGATAAGGCAGCCGAAATAGACAAAGCAGCCATCAACGCAATGGGAGAAGCACTGATGAACACCAACAAACCAATAGTGGTAACTGCCGGTATTTTAGGCTTGCCCCTCATTAACGGAAGCATCTCAGAAGAAAGTCGTTCGCCGGGATTTCCCCGTGCTTCGGAAACTACGGCTTTGGCATTGGTGGAAAAAGGCATCAATGCCTCGGTCATTCGTTTGGCACCGTCCGTTCACGACAAAGGCGACCAAGGATTTGTTCCTTTTATCATCGGGCAGGCACGCAAAAATGGCATCTCCGCTTATCCTGAAAATGGCAACAACCGCTGGCCGGCAGTACATCGTTTGGATGCTGCAAGAGCGTTTCGTTTGGCTGTAGAAAAAGGAGGAAAAGGAGCATTGTATAATATTGTAGGTGAAAATGGTATTGAAGTAAAAGATATAGCAACATTAATCGGCAACGAACTGAACTTACCTGTAGTATCACTACCGGGTGAAGATGCAGCAAAACACTTTGAGTGGATGAGCCGCTTCATTGCATTTGATAATCCGGCTACAAATACAAAAACCCGAGAACAATTAGATTGGAAACCCGCGCACATCGGTTTGTTGGATGATATGCAACAGAACTATTTTTAA
- a CDS encoding SDR family NAD(P)-dependent oxidoreductase, with protein sequence MERNKIALVTGGSRGLGKDMALRIADKGIDVVLTYHNNQEKAEEVVKEIQSKGQKAIACQLNTAKIDTFDAFIEKVTAHLKEKTGSPNFDFLINNAGIGINKPFLETTEDEFDSLVNIHFKGVFFLTQKALKFLNDGSSIINISSGLARFTAPGYSVYASAKAAIESLTRYQAKELSDRQIRVNTVAPGAVATDFAGGEVRDNEKYNNYVSSATALGRPGVPEDIGGVVAFLCTEDAAWINGQRIEVSGGMNL encoded by the coding sequence ATGGAACGAAACAAAATCGCATTAGTAACAGGAGGTAGCCGGGGTTTAGGTAAAGACATGGCGTTAAGGATTGCCGATAAGGGTATTGATGTGGTTCTTACTTATCACAACAATCAGGAAAAAGCTGAAGAAGTCGTAAAAGAAATTCAGTCCAAAGGGCAAAAAGCTATTGCTTGTCAATTGAACACGGCTAAAATTGACACTTTTGATGCGTTTATAGAGAAAGTTACTGCACATTTAAAGGAAAAAACCGGAAGCCCTAATTTTGATTTCTTGATTAACAATGCCGGGATAGGTATCAATAAACCTTTTTTAGAAACCACAGAAGACGAATTTGACTCATTGGTGAATATTCATTTCAAAGGCGTCTTTTTCCTCACACAAAAAGCGTTGAAATTCCTTAATGACGGAAGTAGCATTATCAATATTTCGAGTGGTCTGGCCAGGTTTACCGCGCCCGGGTATTCGGTGTATGCTTCAGCGAAGGCTGCCATTGAAAGCCTTACCCGTTATCAGGCCAAAGAATTGAGCGATAGACAAATAAGAGTGAACACAGTGGCTCCGGGAGCTGTGGCAACCGATTTTGCCGGGGGAGAAGTGAGGGATAATGAAAAATATAACAATTATGTTTCTTCGGCAACAGCATTGGGCCGCCCCGGTGTTCCTGAAGATATCGGTGGTGTGGTCGCATTTTTATGTACGGAAGATGCAGCCTGGATAAACGGTCAGCGGATTGAGGTTTCCGGAGGAATGAATCTTTAA
- a CDS encoding xanthine dehydrogenase family protein molybdopterin-binding subunit, producing the protein MNDQNPLAESVNSRRQFLKSAGGVIFYFSLPFGLSSITTSCVDGRNQKELPKGKGINIWVEIHENDMLTFFNPSNEMGQGSMTALAVIIAEELDADWSKVRIEDSPVNANLYGSPGRRGNSMMTVGSRTVSGYYDSLRQGGAQARQVILSNVAEHWKVPVNELITEPNVVIHQKTNKRISYGDVAAFLKPLEEMPEVPADRLKKPADFRLIGKVAERFDIPSKVDGSAMFGIDVQVPDMVYGVISRSPVHGSAPELMNEQAILDMEGVLNIVKLEHGIGIVASSIEQALEAKDQLQITWSTGAKAESHSSEEAYAQYEEMASNSDDDGNVILNKGGFEGAFRNGSRRYTSDYKNDYICHAQMEPMNAVVSISEDNSSADVWVGTQGPSRAQSTVADMLGIDNSRVTIHRQYLGGGFGRKAHTDWIEETVRLAQETRRPVKLIWTREDDIQYGMYRPISLQRMQASVDSSGNITGWRHTIVGTGGGLLASGAVPGYYTFPNQHINVHNIDHGVRTKHWRSVGHGPNKFAIEAFIDELAADQNTDPFDFRMQLMKDHPRAQKVLQKVAEMARWKAPAPQGRGKGIAFAERSGSLAACVCELSVDRESGVITVHKLWASLDAGVVVQPDNAIAQIEGGLIMGMSSVLKESITFKNGKVQQSNYHDYPVLRMAEVPESIEVRIIPSTEPPTGIGESGIPIIGGAIANAFANLTGKRIRHLPFTPDKVLQLLAG; encoded by the coding sequence ATGAATGATCAGAACCCATTAGCCGAATCGGTAAATTCTCGACGCCAATTTTTAAAAAGTGCGGGAGGTGTTATTTTTTACTTTTCATTGCCATTTGGTCTGTCCTCAATTACTACTTCTTGTGTAGACGGAAGGAATCAAAAAGAACTTCCTAAGGGAAAAGGAATTAATATCTGGGTGGAGATCCATGAAAACGATATGCTGACATTTTTTAACCCGTCCAATGAAATGGGGCAGGGAAGCATGACAGCACTTGCCGTGATCATAGCGGAAGAATTGGATGCAGACTGGTCTAAGGTTCGTATTGAGGATTCACCTGTGAATGCAAATCTTTATGGCTCACCGGGAAGAAGGGGAAATAGTATGATGACCGTGGGCAGTAGAACTGTGAGTGGGTATTATGACAGCCTGAGGCAAGGAGGTGCACAAGCGAGGCAGGTGATACTTTCTAATGTGGCGGAACACTGGAAGGTACCTGTCAATGAGTTGATAACTGAACCTAATGTAGTGATACATCAAAAAACCAACAAGCGTATTTCATATGGTGATGTCGCAGCTTTTTTAAAACCTTTGGAGGAAATGCCGGAAGTACCGGCTGATCGGCTGAAAAAACCGGCCGATTTTAGATTGATCGGAAAAGTGGCCGAGCGTTTTGATATTCCGTCCAAGGTTGACGGTAGTGCCATGTTTGGCATTGATGTCCAGGTACCCGATATGGTCTACGGTGTTATTTCGCGATCACCGGTGCACGGTTCTGCGCCCGAGTTAATGAACGAGCAGGCCATTCTTGATATGGAAGGTGTCTTGAACATTGTTAAATTAGAACATGGGATAGGGATTGTGGCTTCGTCCATAGAACAAGCTTTGGAAGCGAAAGACCAATTGCAAATAACATGGAGTACGGGAGCAAAAGCTGAAAGCCATTCCAGTGAAGAAGCCTATGCGCAGTATGAGGAAATGGCATCCAATAGTGATGATGATGGAAATGTCATTTTAAATAAAGGCGGTTTTGAGGGAGCCTTTCGTAACGGTAGCAGGCGGTATACGAGTGATTATAAGAACGATTATATATGCCATGCCCAAATGGAACCCATGAATGCTGTTGTTTCTATTTCTGAGGACAATTCCAGTGCAGATGTTTGGGTGGGGACCCAAGGTCCTTCACGCGCTCAATCCACGGTGGCCGATATGTTGGGGATTGATAATTCCCGGGTGACCATCCATAGGCAATATTTAGGCGGGGGCTTTGGTAGAAAGGCGCATACGGATTGGATAGAAGAAACGGTTCGATTGGCCCAGGAAACCCGACGGCCCGTAAAATTGATATGGACCAGGGAGGATGACATCCAATATGGTATGTATCGCCCCATATCATTACAGCGGATGCAAGCGAGCGTTGATTCGTCAGGGAACATTACGGGCTGGCGCCATACTATAGTAGGTACAGGAGGAGGTCTCCTGGCATCAGGGGCGGTCCCCGGTTATTATACCTTTCCGAATCAACACATCAATGTGCATAATATCGATCACGGTGTTCGTACCAAACACTGGAGAAGTGTAGGACATGGCCCTAATAAATTTGCCATTGAAGCATTTATCGACGAACTGGCGGCTGATCAAAATACCGATCCTTTTGACTTTAGGATGCAATTGATGAAGGACCATCCGAGAGCGCAAAAAGTATTGCAAAAAGTTGCGGAAATGGCCCGTTGGAAAGCACCGGCCCCGCAAGGAAGGGGGAAGGGAATAGCCTTTGCCGAGCGTAGCGGATCACTGGCAGCATGTGTGTGCGAACTTTCAGTGGATAGGGAAAGTGGGGTCATAACAGTTCATAAGTTATGGGCATCCCTGGATGCAGGTGTGGTAGTGCAGCCCGATAATGCCATTGCACAAATTGAAGGTGGGCTGATAATGGGGATGAGTAGTGTGCTGAAAGAAAGTATTACTTTTAAAAATGGCAAGGTACAACAATCCAATTATCACGATTATCCCGTACTTCGAATGGCTGAGGTCCCTGAAAGTATTGAAGTGCGTATTATCCCCTCAACCGAACCACCTACGGGGATAGGGGAGTCGGGTATCCCGATAATTGGCGGTGCCATAGCAAATGCTTTCGCAAACTTAACGGGAAAAAGGATCAGGCATTTGCCTTTCACCCCTGATAAAGTGTTGCAACTATTGGCCGGGTAA
- a CDS encoding SDR family oxidoreductase, whose amino-acid sequence MELKGKVALVTGASSGIGEEVAKTLAQKGTKVGLAARRTGKLQTILNEIKETGGDGTVIEMDVTNKESVATGAALLKEQFGSIDILVNNAGLMPASDIDTFKTGEWETMVDVNIKGVLNVTAAVLPELIGQKSGHVINLSSIAGRKLFKGLAVYCGTKYFVSAFSDIMRMEIGKKHNIRVTSIQPGAVATELFEQISDKTYKEGMEGLREQIRFLSPEDIANSMIYALEAPEHVDVSELFVLPTDQEW is encoded by the coding sequence ATGGAATTAAAAGGAAAAGTAGCTCTTGTCACGGGAGCATCAAGCGGAATAGGAGAAGAAGTAGCCAAAACACTTGCACAAAAAGGGACCAAAGTAGGACTGGCCGCCAGAAGAACCGGCAAATTACAAACGATCTTAAATGAAATTAAGGAAACCGGTGGCGATGGCACAGTGATTGAAATGGACGTGACCAACAAAGAAAGTGTAGCAACAGGAGCCGCTTTACTGAAAGAACAATTCGGCTCCATCGACATTTTAGTGAACAACGCAGGCCTGATGCCCGCATCAGACATCGATACATTCAAAACCGGCGAGTGGGAAACGATGGTAGATGTCAACATCAAAGGAGTCCTGAACGTAACGGCAGCAGTTTTGCCGGAATTGATCGGGCAAAAGTCCGGTCACGTCATCAACCTGTCTTCCATTGCAGGCCGTAAGTTGTTTAAAGGACTGGCCGTTTATTGCGGAACGAAATATTTTGTGTCCGCATTCTCAGACATTATGCGTATGGAGATCGGCAAGAAGCACAATATTCGTGTAACCAGTATACAGCCGGGGGCCGTAGCTACCGAATTGTTCGAACAGATTTCCGATAAAACGTATAAAGAAGGCATGGAAGGTTTACGTGAGCAAATCAGGTTTTTATCGCCGGAAGATATTGCCAACAGTATGATTTACGCTTTAGAAGCGCCGGAGCACGTAGATGTTTCGGAATTGTTTGTCTTACCTACCGATCAGGAATGGTAA
- a CDS encoding SDR family oxidoreductase, whose product MMKNVLITGANKGIGFEVAKKMAELGYFVFLGCRNQEKGTKAVQELQNLGLTNVDLLQMDVCDSASVRQAKADLANKIEVLDILINNAGIAGELSQRISEHDIQEIKKIFDTNFFGAIQATQQFLPLMQHAELPVIVNVSSELGSLGLQTSEGRKPVWSDFHAYAISKTALNAFTIQLADDLKGTKFKINSVSPGYTATGINNFAGFKTPEEGAEPIVAMATIHENEPTGQFFKAEGKVEW is encoded by the coding sequence ATGATGAAAAACGTATTAATAACAGGTGCTAACAAAGGCATTGGCTTTGAAGTGGCCAAAAAGATGGCAGAACTCGGGTATTTTGTATTCCTCGGCTGTCGCAACCAAGAAAAAGGCACAAAGGCGGTTCAAGAACTGCAAAACCTGGGTTTAACAAACGTGGATTTATTACAAATGGACGTATGTGATTCTGCATCCGTTCGGCAGGCAAAAGCAGATTTGGCAAATAAAATTGAGGTGTTGGATATCTTAATTAACAATGCCGGTATTGCAGGTGAACTTTCCCAAAGGATTTCGGAGCATGATATTCAGGAAATCAAAAAAATATTCGATACCAATTTCTTCGGAGCCATACAGGCTACACAACAGTTCCTGCCTTTGATGCAACATGCCGAATTGCCCGTAATCGTCAATGTTTCCAGTGAATTAGGTTCGCTCGGCCTGCAAACCTCAGAAGGCAGAAAGCCCGTTTGGAGCGATTTTCATGCGTATGCAATATCTAAAACTGCATTAAATGCTTTTACCATTCAGTTGGCAGACGATTTAAAAGGAACAAAATTTAAGATCAATAGTGTGTCGCCGGGCTATACGGCTACCGGAATTAATAATTTTGCCGGTTTCAAAACTCCGGAAGAAGGTGCTGAACCCATTGTTGCAATGGCAACGATACATGAAAACGAACCTACCGGACAATTTTTTAAAGCAGAGGGAAAAGTGGAATGGTAA
- a CDS encoding Crp/Fnr family transcriptional regulator, translated as MEQFIEYILQFGSLNPQQINLVRNKAIEIELPKDDYFWEAGKTIKQVGFVTEGVLRVYYYNNESDEITRYFITENLLILYGYDIDASYTPSEYLQAITDSRLVVFSKKDWKEISDTIVGWDTIIQKITAKQHGEKLERRSPLVEQDATTRYLEFIENFPTLVNRIPLSYIASYLGITQSSLSRIRKKISKK; from the coding sequence ATGGAACAATTTATTGAATACATACTTCAATTTGGTAGCCTGAACCCGCAACAAATAAATTTAGTCCGTAACAAGGCCATTGAAATCGAACTACCAAAAGATGACTATTTCTGGGAAGCAGGAAAAACGATAAAGCAGGTTGGTTTTGTAACAGAAGGCGTTCTAAGGGTTTATTATTACAATAATGAAAGTGATGAAATAACACGATATTTCATTACGGAGAACCTGCTGATCCTATACGGCTACGATATAGATGCCAGCTATACACCTTCCGAATATTTGCAGGCTATTACAGATTCCAGGCTTGTTGTATTTTCTAAAAAAGATTGGAAAGAGATTTCAGATACCATCGTCGGTTGGGACACCATCATTCAAAAAATTACGGCGAAACAGCATGGAGAAAAACTGGAAAGAAGAAGCCCGCTGGTGGAACAAGACGCCACTACCCGCTACCTTGAGTTTATCGAAAACTTCCCGACTTTGGTAAATCGTATCCCTTTATCGTACATTGCGTCTTATTTGGGAATTACGCAATCTTCTTTGAGCCGCATAAGAAAAAAAATATCAAAAAAATAA
- a CDS encoding helix-turn-helix domain-containing protein has protein sequence MKISLQFDTLQEFHEFSNLPKPEHPLISLVDYSLVKYPPEYTHIKWVQNYYSIGLKRNVSKKFNYGQQPYDFGEGILAMVAPQQVIQLEIDPYAETDPSGWLLLIHPDFIWNTSLAKAIKQYDFFGYAVNEVLFLSEKEEAVIINVMKNIEREYHTNIDKFSQNIIISQIEVLLNYAERFYERQFITRKILNHQILEQLETLLKDYFNSESLIDRGLPTVQFIAESLNVSPNYLSSLLKVLTGQSTQQHIHNKLIEKAKEKLSTTGLSVSEIAFQLGFEHSQSFSRLFKSKTEQSPLQFRAGFN, from the coding sequence ATGAAGATCAGCCTACAGTTTGACACCCTACAGGAGTTTCACGAGTTTAGCAATTTACCAAAGCCGGAACATCCGTTGATCAGTTTGGTGGACTATAGTTTAGTGAAGTATCCCCCGGAATATACCCATATCAAATGGGTGCAGAATTATTATTCGATAGGGCTTAAGAGAAATGTCAGTAAGAAATTCAATTACGGACAACAACCTTACGATTTTGGAGAGGGGATTTTGGCAATGGTGGCTCCGCAACAAGTTATTCAACTGGAGATCGATCCTTATGCAGAGACAGACCCATCCGGTTGGCTGTTGTTAATCCACCCCGATTTTATTTGGAATACATCGTTGGCCAAAGCCATAAAACAATACGATTTTTTTGGCTATGCGGTAAATGAAGTGTTGTTTTTATCTGAAAAAGAAGAAGCAGTAATCATCAATGTGATGAAAAACATTGAACGGGAGTATCACACCAATATCGATAAGTTCAGCCAAAACATCATCATTTCACAAATTGAAGTATTGCTCAATTATGCCGAACGCTTCTATGAACGTCAGTTTATTACCCGAAAAATATTAAATCACCAGATATTGGAACAACTGGAAACGCTTTTAAAGGATTATTTTAATAGCGAGAGTTTGATTGACCGTGGTTTGCCGACAGTACAGTTTATAGCGGAGTCCCTGAATGTATCCCCCAATTATTTGAGCAGTTTGCTTAAAGTATTAACAGGTCAAAGCACCCAGCAGCACATCCATAATAAGTTGATAGAAAAAGCCAAGGAAAAACTGTCCACCACCGGGTTATCTGTAAGCGAGATAGCATTTCAACTGGGTTTTGAACACTCGCAATCGTTCAGTAGGTTGTTTAAATCAAAAACAGAGCAATCGCCTTTACAGTTCAGGGCGGGGTTTAATTGA
- a CDS encoding helix-turn-helix domain-containing protein, with the protein MANRIKRIKTINELHKIRALEKPKHPLVSLVDYGQIQHYPENNDVNWIQDFYSIAMKRNVTGKYRYGQQEYDFDEGLMSFLAPKQLLNIVVGKEEKKRSGWILFFHPDFIWHTSLAKSIKQYDFFDYAINEALFLSAKEEQVLQTIFLNIKDEIDANIDDYSQNIIVSQIELLLSYSERFYRRQFITRKKTNHQVLEQLEKLLSTRFEDQNIKTKGIPSVQFIADELNVSPTYLSGILRSLTGLSTQQHIHQKLIEKAKEKLSTTTLSVSEIAYELGFEHVQSFSKLFKSKTEQSPLQFRAGFN; encoded by the coding sequence ATGGCCAACAGGATAAAAAGGATAAAAACCATAAACGAGCTCCATAAAATAAGAGCGCTCGAAAAACCTAAACATCCGCTTGTAAGCCTGGTGGATTATGGGCAGATACAGCATTATCCCGAAAACAATGATGTGAATTGGATACAGGATTTTTATTCGATCGCAATGAAAAGAAATGTTACCGGGAAATACAGGTACGGGCAGCAGGAATATGATTTTGATGAAGGTTTAATGTCATTCCTCGCCCCGAAACAGTTGCTGAATATAGTTGTAGGAAAAGAAGAGAAAAAGCGTTCCGGCTGGATATTGTTTTTCCATCCTGATTTTATATGGCATACTTCATTGGCAAAATCCATTAAGCAATATGACTTTTTTGATTATGCCATCAATGAAGCCTTGTTTTTATCGGCTAAGGAAGAGCAGGTTTTGCAGACTATATTTCTTAACATAAAGGACGAAATTGATGCGAATATTGACGATTACAGTCAAAATATTATCGTATCTCAAATAGAATTGTTACTGAGTTATTCGGAGCGATTCTACAGGCGCCAGTTTATTACGAGAAAGAAAACCAATCACCAGGTATTGGAGCAACTGGAAAAACTGTTGAGTACCCGTTTTGAAGATCAGAATATAAAAACCAAAGGCATCCCTTCTGTTCAGTTTATTGCGGATGAATTGAATGTATCCCCCACTTACTTGAGCGGTATATTGAGGTCTTTAACGGGGCTGAGCACCCAACAGCACATACACCAAAAACTCATTGAAAAGGCCAAAGAAAAGCTTTCTACAACAACACTATCTGTTAGCGAAATTGCTTATGAATTGGGCTTTGAGCATGTGCAATCGTTCAGTAAGCTGTTTAAATCAAAAACAGAACAATCGCCTTTACAGTTCAGGGCAGGTTTTAATTGA
- a CDS encoding SDR family oxidoreductase, which yields MDTKKVWFVTGASKGLGLALVKQLLNDGYKVAGTSRSLERLEKEVEPSTDFLPLEVDITDEESVSNAIDQAIESFGGIDVVVNNAGYGQLGTLEELTDRESRQNFDANVFGSLNVIRRVMPHLRSKKSGHIINVSSIAGLTGTFPGWGIYCATKFAVAGFTEALSAEIKEFGVSATVVYPGYFRTNFLDKGSLNLPQNPVVAYTEARNLEAAHVNDIKGNQPGDPEKAARVFIQLGESENPPLHFIMGEDAFGRAHDKIEVLQNELRANEVLSKSTTFANSK from the coding sequence ATGGACACTAAAAAAGTTTGGTTTGTAACAGGAGCATCCAAAGGATTAGGCCTTGCCCTGGTAAAACAATTATTGAATGACGGTTATAAAGTAGCGGGCACTTCCAGATCGCTGGAACGCCTGGAAAAAGAAGTAGAGCCCTCGACAGATTTCCTTCCTTTAGAAGTCGATATCACAGACGAAGAAAGCGTAAGCAATGCCATTGATCAGGCTATAGAATCCTTTGGTGGTATTGATGTGGTTGTAAACAATGCGGGGTATGGCCAGTTAGGTACTTTAGAAGAATTGACCGATAGAGAATCCCGGCAAAATTTTGACGCCAATGTATTTGGTTCGTTGAATGTTATTAGACGTGTAATGCCCCATTTACGCAGTAAAAAGTCAGGGCATATAATTAATGTGTCTTCTATTGCAGGACTAACCGGTACATTCCCGGGCTGGGGGATCTATTGTGCTACAAAATTTGCGGTAGCAGGATTTACGGAAGCGTTGTCGGCAGAAATAAAAGAATTCGGCGTTTCGGCAACAGTGGTGTACCCCGGTTATTTCCGAACCAACTTTTTGGATAAAGGCTCGCTAAATCTTCCACAAAACCCGGTTGTCGCTTATACGGAAGCGAGAAACCTGGAAGCGGCGCATGTCAATGATATTAAAGGCAATCAGCCGGGTGATCCCGAAAAAGCAGCTCGTGTTTTTATTCAATTGGGCGAAAGCGAAAACCCGCCACTTCATTTTATTATGGGTGAAGATGCTTTCGGAAGGGCACATGATAAGATCGAAGTTTTGCAGAATGAATTAAGAGCAAACGAAGTGTTGAGTAAATCAACAACATTTGCAAACAGTAAGTAA